Proteins encoded within one genomic window of Pygocentrus nattereri isolate fPygNat1 chromosome 9, fPygNat1.pri, whole genome shotgun sequence:
- the LOC108442807 gene encoding protein-glutamine gamma-glutamyltransferase 5-like, with protein MQRPTPQTAGVGLKHVNLEVKENHMAHHTVSLSSTHLVTRRGQPFKLLLHFHDPGFSRHHETLTFQALLGDLAVEFPVTFSEKVTNVGWKAWIYPHEVLPRCVSLPVRVCSPVSAPVGLHELKLIVQNSLGQQCYSACRFILLCNPWLKGDPVYLPDEEQREEYVRNDAGVLYLGTPHNITTRHWAFGQYESEVLEVCLNLLQVSPQHVRDRRRDYLRRSDPVYISRVICAMINCIDERSVLKGSWSADPQASGNAVDPEDWTGSAKILKLWDAACFRPVCYGQCWVFASVMCTVMRALGIPCRVVTIFNSAHNTKGNLIVEEYYTENGKKLDLSQTTVWNFHVWVECWMTRPDLGSEFDGWQVLDPTPQERRTGVFCCGPCSVKAIRMRNVNLLYDTPFIFASVNADVVTVVMRDGRVVSRRVDRKRVGSHIYTKHIGSDRPQSLTCNYKCVLDNLSRCGETGHDTSRSLQVSLRLDRVHVMGEDVALTVVVRNTGHSLRMFSEHVNAQAKVYNRGAQQTLWETHNRLHVWPGEVLLIEHVIPHSQYESRLTSDCLVNVAAVVEDERTQEHMLVSEEFNFSIPNISIQVTGGDTVVLHKEHSAEVSFTNVFSTTMTDTVLTVEGTSLIQGKHQSRLYLLQPGQVMKTKVTFIPVVLGVKALHATLTFRNRPALVIRETRKVSVNTAASTEDNEVQYFREKCC; from the exons ATGCAGAGGCCGACTCCACAGACAGCAG GTGTGGGACTGAAGCATGTGAATCTAGAGGTGAAGGAGAATCACATGGCCCATCACACTGTCAGCCTCAGCAGCACCCACCTGGTCACCCGCAGGGGCCAGCCTTTTAAACTCCTGCTCCACTTCCACGATCCGGGCTTCAGCCGTCACCACGAGACGCTCACCTTCCAGGCTCTGTTAG GTGACCTGGCTGTGGAGTTCCCGGTTACATTTTCAGAGAAAGTGACCAACGTAGGATGGAAAGCCTGGATTTATCCTCATGAGGTGCTTCCCAG GTGTGTGTCATTGCCTGTACGAGTGTGTTCTCCAGTCTCTGCTCCTGTGGGACTCCATGAACTGAAGTTGATCGTCCAGAACAGCCTCGGCCAGCAATGTTACAGTGCCTGCCGTTTCATCCTGCTCTGTAACCCGTGGCTGAAAG GTGACCCTGTGTATCTCCCTGATGAGGAGCAGAGGGAGGAGTATGTGAGGAATGACGCTGGCGTTCTGTATCTCGGCACACCTCACAACATCACAACACGGCACTGGGCCTTCGGTCAG TATGAGAGTGAGGTTCTGGAGGTGTGTTTGAACCTGTTGCAGGTCAGTCCACAGCATGTGCGGGACAGAAGGAGAGACTACCTGCGCCGCTCGGACCCCGTTTACATCAGCAGAGTGATCTGTGCCATG ATCAATTGTATAGATGAGCGAAGTGTTCTGAAAGGGAGTTGGTCAGCTGATCCTCAGGCATCTGGTAATGCTGTTGACCCTGAAGACTGGACGGGAAGTGCAAAAATCCTGAAGCTCTGGGATGCTGCATGTTTCAGGCCAGTGTGCTATGGCCAGTGCTGGGTTTTTGCCTCTGTCATGTGCACAG TGATGAGAGCTCTGGGGATCCCTTGTCGCGTTGTCACCATCTTTAACTCCGCCCACAACACTAAGGGCAACCTGATTGTGGAGGAGTATTACACAGAGAATGGGAAGAAGCTGGACCTGTCCCAGACCACAGTATG GAATTTCCACGTGTGGGTGGAGTGCTGGATGACCCGTCCTGACCTGGGCAGTGAGTTTGATGGGTGGCAGGTGCTGGACCCCACTCCacaggagaggagaacag GTGTGTTCTGCTGTGGGCCATGTTCTGTTAAAGCCATCCGGATGCGGAACGTGAACCTGCTGTATGACACCCCATTCATCTTCGCCTCTGTGAACGCTGACGTGGTCACTGTGGTGATGCGGGACGGCCGAGTGGTCAGCAGGAGAGTGGACAGGAAGAGAGTGGGCTCTCATATCTATACCAAACATATCGGATCTGACCGGCCACAGAGTCTGACCTGCAACTACAAGTGTGTCTTAG ATAACCTGTCTCGCTGTGGAGAAACTGGACATG ACACGTCTCGGAGTCTGCAGGTGTCCTTGCGGCTTGACCGAGTGCATGTGATGGGGGAGGATGTTGCCCTGACCGTTGTAGTGAGGAACACCGGTCACAGTCTGAGAATGTTCAGTGAGCATGTCAACGCCCAGGCTAAAGTGTACAACAGAGGAGCGCAGCAAACGCTGTGGGAGACGCACAACCGATTGCACGTCTGGCCTGGAGAGG tgcTGCTAATTGAGCATGTGATCCCGCACAGTCAGTATGAAAGCAGACTGACCAGTGACTGCCTGGTTAACGTGGCCGCTGTAGTGGAAGACGAGAGGACACAAGAACACATGCTGGTGTCTGAGGAGTTCAACTTCAGCATCCCCAACATCTCCATACAG gTCACAGGTGGAGATACAGTGGTCCTGCATAAGGAACACAGTGCTGAGGTCAGCTTCACTAACGTCTTTAGCACCACCATGACTGACACCGTACTGACCGTGGAGGGCACTTCTTTGATCCAGGGCAAGCACCAGTCACG ACTATATCTGTTACAGCCGGGCCAGGTGATGAAGACAAAGGTGACCTTCATACCTGTCGTGCTCGGCGTGAAGGCGCTGCACGCCACACTGACTTTTAGAAACCGTCCAGCCCTCGTCATCAGAGAAACCCGTAAAGTCTCCGTCAACACAGCTGCTTCCACAGAAGACAATGAAGTACAATATTTCAGAGAGAAATGCTGTTAA